A genome region from Acidobacteriota bacterium includes the following:
- a CDS encoding sugar kinase — translation MITFRKDSKYALLVPTSMGVRLTPMSAQGVHCGKTFVMEVTSAESNVASVSSYLGLPVKVLTAFVKGSPISRMIKDDLAGRHIDYEGREVDPGGPWGYRHQINMADTGYGSRGPRVHNDRAGEVGLTLNAKDFDFDRIFGREGARFVHLSGLVAALSPETTTFCLNVARAAKENGSLISFDLNHRASFWANREDELHHAFHEIAGLSDVLVGNEEDFQLCLGIEGPDAGGQDLAAKIESFKGMIDRAKLAYPETKVFATTLREVISTNAHMWGAIAAVGDEWHVVEPREIVVLDRIGGGDGFVGGMLYAMLRGWEPEKWIQFGWATGALVTTLLTDYAQPADEEQIWSIWEGNARVRR, via the coding sequence ATGATCACGTTTCGCAAAGACTCAAAATACGCGCTTCTCGTGCCCACCAGCATGGGTGTTCGTCTGACACCGATGAGCGCACAGGGAGTCCATTGCGGCAAGACATTTGTCATGGAGGTCACGAGCGCCGAATCGAACGTCGCGAGTGTCTCGTCATATCTCGGCCTGCCGGTGAAGGTCCTGACAGCCTTCGTCAAGGGCAGCCCTATCTCGCGCATGATCAAGGACGACCTGGCGGGTCGCCACATCGATTACGAGGGACGAGAGGTCGACCCGGGAGGACCCTGGGGATACCGCCACCAGATCAACATGGCGGACACCGGCTACGGCTCACGTGGGCCTCGAGTCCACAATGACCGCGCGGGCGAGGTCGGGCTCACCCTGAACGCCAAGGACTTCGATTTCGACCGGATCTTCGGGCGCGAGGGAGCTCGTTTCGTGCACCTGTCTGGGCTTGTCGCGGCCCTTTCTCCGGAGACCACGACCTTCTGCCTGAATGTCGCACGGGCTGCCAAAGAAAACGGCAGCCTCATCTCGTTCGATCTCAATCACCGCGCCTCGTTCTGGGCCAATCGTGAAGACGAGCTGCACCACGCCTTCCACGAGATTGCTGGCCTGTCCGACGTGCTGGTCGGCAACGAGGAGGACTTCCAGCTCTGTCTCGGCATCGAGGGCCCGGATGCCGGTGGCCAGGACCTCGCCGCGAAGATCGAGAGCTTCAAGGGCATGATCGATCGGGCCAAGCTGGCCTACCCCGAGACGAAGGTCTTCGCCACCACCCTGCGCGAGGTGATCAGCACCAATGCCCACATGTGGGGCGCCATCGCAGCGGTGGGCGACGAGTGGCACGTGGTCGAGCCGCGGGAGATCGTCGTCCTCGACCGCATCGGCGGTGGCGACGGGTTCGTCGGCGGCATGCTCTACGCCATGCTCAGGGGTTGGGAGCCCGAGAAATGGATCCAGTTCGGCTGGGCGACCGGCGCCCTGGTCACCACCTTGCTGACCGACTACGCCCAACCGGCGGACGAAGAGCAGATCTGGAGCATCTGGGAGGGCAACGCCCGGGTTCGACGCTGA
- the asnB gene encoding asparagine synthase (glutamine-hydrolyzing) has product MCGIVGIVGCPPQDTRVIDAMTATLSHRGPDDRGIWTSPEAHLGHTRLSILDLSAAGHQPMEYGDLALTYNGEIYNYRELRKSLDGPFHSDSDTEVLLRLLARDGLDCVHRLRGMYSFAAWDRKRRRLLVARDRLGIKPFYYRELDGGLAFASEAKALFPLGRPQADLSALRDVLTYGYVPTPKSAWKSIRKLPAGHTLVWEDNRLQIDRYWCPDPTNRITDLSEACERLHELLAEIVPMHTLSDVPVGVFLSGGIDSTVITSFLHRPRTFTIGQDVSRRSEAPAARRVASHFETIHREENATRIDLERALDAMPIIFDEPYGDSAAWAVWLVSRLARSEVTVALSGEGGDELFCGYQWYSRFFERGGAMARSLAAVAPPFTDLGRSAHRKSASGISKYASFLTVFTEQQRRSLIGPRLENVHEDDLWHIRSHWREDLDPIRRMQWVDLHTYLPDAMLTKVDRASMAHSLEVRPPLLDHRLVEFAVALHSDLQRNIEGDKGKLVIRELMKDRVPPGHFDLPKRGFNLPIRQWLRRHPGLLDSALDRLADFGLIRRPRMANFKGEQAWALLVLDRWATTSGTL; this is encoded by the coding sequence ATGTGTGGAATCGTCGGAATCGTAGGCTGCCCCCCTCAGGACACGCGAGTCATCGACGCGATGACCGCGACACTGAGCCATCGAGGGCCAGACGATCGCGGCATCTGGACCAGCCCTGAGGCCCATCTCGGTCACACGCGGTTGTCGATTCTCGACCTTTCCGCGGCCGGCCATCAGCCCATGGAATACGGCGATCTGGCGCTGACCTACAACGGTGAGATATACAACTATCGAGAGCTTCGCAAGAGCCTGGACGGTCCGTTTCACTCCGATTCAGACACCGAGGTTCTCCTGCGATTACTCGCTCGCGATGGCCTCGACTGCGTCCATCGCCTCCGCGGCATGTACTCCTTCGCGGCCTGGGACCGGAAACGCAGACGGCTCCTCGTCGCCCGCGACCGTCTCGGGATCAAGCCTTTTTATTACCGCGAACTCGACGGCGGCCTCGCGTTCGCCTCGGAGGCAAAGGCTCTGTTTCCCCTCGGTCGCCCACAGGCCGACCTCTCCGCGCTGCGGGACGTGCTGACCTACGGCTACGTTCCCACGCCGAAGTCCGCCTGGAAGAGCATCCGAAAGCTACCCGCCGGCCATACGCTCGTGTGGGAGGATAACCGGCTGCAAATCGATCGCTACTGGTGCCCCGATCCCACGAATCGGATCACCGATTTGAGTGAGGCGTGCGAACGTTTGCATGAGCTGTTGGCCGAGATCGTACCGATGCACACTTTGTCGGACGTGCCTGTGGGAGTATTTCTCTCGGGTGGAATCGATTCGACGGTAATAACCTCTTTTCTCCACAGACCTCGCACCTTCACCATCGGACAGGACGTATCACGCCGTAGTGAGGCACCGGCAGCACGGCGGGTCGCCTCGCACTTCGAGACCATTCACCGCGAAGAGAACGCCACTCGGATCGACCTCGAACGTGCTCTGGATGCGATGCCGATCATTTTCGACGAGCCATATGGAGACTCGGCGGCCTGGGCGGTGTGGCTCGTCTCTCGACTCGCACGCAGCGAAGTGACCGTTGCTCTTTCCGGAGAAGGCGGCGACGAACTGTTCTGCGGCTACCAATGGTACAGCCGCTTCTTCGAACGCGGCGGTGCGATGGCGCGGAGCTTGGCGGCAGTTGCCCCGCCGTTCACCGACCTCGGACGCTCCGCCCATCGAAAGAGCGCCTCCGGGATCTCCAAATACGCGAGCTTCCTCACGGTGTTCACCGAACAGCAGCGTCGGTCTCTGATCGGACCACGTCTCGAAAACGTCCATGAAGACGATCTCTGGCATATCCGATCGCACTGGCGGGAAGATCTCGATCCCATTCGCCGGATGCAGTGGGTGGATCTCCACACCTACCTGCCCGACGCCATGCTGACCAAGGTCGATCGCGCCTCGATGGCCCATTCGCTTGAGGTGAGGCCACCGTTGCTCGATCACCGGCTGGTGGAGTTCGCCGTCGCGCTCCATTCCGATCTGCAGCGAAACATAGAAGGCGACAAAGGAAAGTTGGTGATTCGGGAGCTGATGAAAGACAGGGTTCCGCCCGGGCATTTCGATCTGCCGAAACGCGGATTCAATCTGCCCATTCGTCAGTGGCTTCGCCGCCATCCCGGCCTGCTCGATTCGGCCCTCGATCGACTCGCGGATTTCGGCCTCATACGTCGACCACGAATGGCCAACTTCAAGGGCGAGCAGGCGTGGGCATTACTTGTGTTGGACCGATGGGCGACGACCTCCGGCACTCTATGA
- a CDS encoding thioredoxin domain-containing protein: MSHGSSTEPPTKNNRLAASKSPYLLQHAENPVDWYPWGPEAFARAKQEDKPIFLSIGYATCHWCHVMEHESFEHPLVAALMNETFINIKVDREERPDIDQVYMTVCQMLTGGGGWPLTIIMTPDKEPFYAATYIPCESVHGRIGMLDLVPRVAELWRTDRDSIHGTSERIASALERTEGRATNGTLDRSTVDTAFSQFADRFDATNGGFGSAPKFPSPHNLVFLTRYWRRTGNQHALAMVAKTLERMRLGGVYDQIGFGFHRYSTDPEWRVPHFEKMLYDQAMLIFAFTEAWLATSNPVFERSVREIATYVLRDMTSPEGGFYSAEDADSEGEEGLFYLWTRGEVEKILGTEDAAFAASIWNLEAAGNFRDEATGRRTGRNIPHLSHSHAETADDMKLPGSDFEARLETVRARLFESREGRVHPLKDDKVLTDWNGLTAGALAFAGRVLKEPEWVAAAERSVGFVFETMRTEDGRLLHRYRDGDASIPAFLDDHVFMTTAMLELYDATLDPKYLERALDLQLQTDKRFWDRENGGFFFIADDNEELLVRQKEIYDGAIPSGNSMAADNLVRLAGLTGRVEHLQAANRIFSTFAAEAKLMPSAHAQLMSALQRSIGPSLEVVVAGEPEAEDTAELIATVRAMYLPQAAVLLVPSGKAGNAIRKLAPFAESYQPVEGAAAAYVCRDFSCQLPTTDPDKLRALLEDAANQTLER, from the coding sequence ATGAGTCACGGATCATCGACCGAACCACCGACAAAAAATAATCGGCTCGCTGCCTCCAAGAGCCCCTACCTGCTCCAGCACGCCGAGAATCCGGTCGACTGGTACCCGTGGGGCCCCGAGGCGTTCGCTCGGGCCAAGCAGGAGGACAAACCGATCTTCCTCTCCATCGGCTATGCCACCTGCCACTGGTGCCACGTGATGGAGCACGAGAGCTTCGAGCATCCTCTGGTCGCGGCGTTGATGAACGAGACTTTCATCAACATCAAGGTCGACCGCGAGGAAAGGCCCGACATCGATCAGGTCTACATGACCGTCTGCCAGATGCTGACCGGCGGCGGGGGCTGGCCCCTGACCATCATCATGACTCCAGACAAGGAACCCTTCTACGCCGCCACCTACATCCCGTGTGAGAGCGTCCACGGTCGCATCGGCATGCTCGATCTCGTACCGCGCGTCGCCGAGCTCTGGCGGACCGATCGCGACAGCATCCACGGCACCTCCGAGCGAATCGCCTCTGCGCTCGAGAGGACGGAGGGACGGGCCACGAACGGCACCCTGGACCGTTCGACCGTTGACACGGCGTTCTCCCAGTTCGCCGATCGTTTCGATGCCACAAACGGGGGCTTCGGTTCGGCGCCCAAATTTCCCTCGCCGCACAATCTCGTGTTCCTGACCCGTTACTGGCGTCGGACCGGCAACCAGCACGCCCTGGCGATGGTGGCGAAGACCCTCGAGCGGATGCGCCTGGGCGGCGTCTACGACCAGATCGGCTTCGGCTTCCACCGCTACTCGACCGACCCGGAATGGCGGGTGCCGCACTTCGAGAAAATGCTCTATGACCAGGCGATGCTGATCTTCGCATTCACCGAGGCATGGCTTGCAACCTCGAACCCGGTTTTCGAACGCAGCGTGCGTGAAATCGCGACCTATGTGCTTCGCGATATGACCTCGCCCGAAGGCGGTTTCTACTCGGCCGAGGACGCCGACAGCGAGGGCGAAGAAGGACTTTTCTACCTCTGGACGAGAGGCGAAGTCGAGAAAATCCTCGGCACGGAGGACGCGGCGTTTGCCGCCTCGATCTGGAACCTCGAGGCCGCGGGCAACTTCAGGGACGAGGCAACCGGACGCCGGACCGGCCGCAACATCCCGCACCTCTCGCACAGCCACGCAGAGACTGCCGACGACATGAAGTTGCCCGGGTCCGACTTCGAAGCGCGTCTCGAGACCGTACGGGCCCGTCTATTCGAATCACGTGAGGGTCGTGTCCATCCGCTCAAGGACGACAAGGTGCTGACCGACTGGAACGGCCTAACGGCGGGCGCGTTGGCCTTTGCCGGAAGGGTACTCAAGGAGCCGGAATGGGTGGCCGCGGCGGAAAGGTCAGTCGGCTTCGTATTCGAGACGATGCGCACTGAAGACGGGCGCCTCCTCCACCGGTACCGCGACGGCGACGCCTCGATCCCGGCCTTTCTCGACGATCACGTCTTCATGACGACGGCGATGCTGGAGCTCTACGACGCGACTCTGGATCCGAAATACCTCGAACGGGCGCTCGATCTCCAGCTGCAGACCGACAAGCGCTTCTGGGACAGGGAGAACGGCGGCTTCTTCTTCATCGCAGACGACAACGAGGAGCTGCTGGTACGCCAGAAGGAGATCTACGACGGCGCGATTCCGTCCGGCAACTCGATGGCCGCCGACAACCTGGTGCGCCTCGCGGGGCTCACCGGCAGAGTTGAACATCTGCAGGCCGCCAACCGCATTTTCAGCACCTTTGCCGCAGAGGCGAAACTGATGCCCTCTGCCCACGCCCAGCTCATGTCCGCCCTGCAACGCAGCATCGGTCCGTCCCTCGAGGTAGTTGTCGCCGGCGAGCCTGAAGCCGAGGACACGGCGGAGCTGATCGCCACCGTACGCGCAATGTACCTGCCTCAGGCGGCGGTGCTCCTGGTCCCGTCCGGGAAAGCCGGCAACGCGATTCGCAAACTGGCACCGTTCGCCGAGAGCTACCAGCCGGTGGAGGGTGCGGCCGCGGCCTACGTCTGCCGGGACTTCAGTTGCCAGCTGCCGACCACCGACCCCGACAAACTCCGAGCGTTGCTTGAAGACGCTGCCAATCAGACGTTAGAACGTTGA
- a CDS encoding metallophosphoesterase: MSKRSSAVVVGLMLAGVVSAAGAAAAAESDLVFIVAADMRNFAHGDKGVAHFSGACKAIKAVGQGSFMISPGDLDVHPPGAVRELIDATLGEEYPWYVVIGNHEPESPSTMEYMRKYGQTVPHVVNRGPEGCEETTYSFDWEDAHFVVLNQYFDGTRDWSLEGELVPELLEWLERDLASTEKERIFVFGHEPILPMPDMDNGRIRHQGDSLDEDPENAFAFHQLLLRYDVDAYICGHTHNTSYAKINGLWQLDPGHARGIEDASYADQMYAAIDNALNEGQAHGIGEADSLRQLYRDDAYHIDRWMKYLGMEEQPVTQTLAQFYTEYTKDPEARGRYFEEQIHYRGHTRSSFFRVTVGTEEVTVEIYRDDARGGPYELRKKFVLN; the protein is encoded by the coding sequence ATGTCGAAAAGATCATCGGCTGTTGTCGTAGGATTGATGCTGGCCGGAGTCGTGTCGGCGGCAGGTGCGGCGGCTGCCGCCGAAAGCGACCTCGTCTTCATCGTCGCAGCGGACATGCGGAACTTCGCCCACGGCGACAAGGGCGTCGCCCATTTCTCCGGCGCTTGCAAGGCGATCAAGGCAGTCGGGCAGGGGTCCTTTATGATCAGCCCCGGCGATCTCGACGTCCACCCTCCGGGGGCGGTCCGAGAGCTGATCGATGCAACGCTCGGAGAGGAGTACCCCTGGTACGTGGTTATCGGCAACCACGAACCCGAGTCGCCATCGACCATGGAGTACATGCGCAAGTACGGCCAGACGGTGCCACACGTGGTCAACCGCGGCCCGGAAGGATGCGAGGAGACCACCTACTCCTTCGATTGGGAAGACGCGCATTTCGTCGTACTCAATCAGTACTTCGACGGGACCAGGGACTGGAGTCTCGAGGGCGAGCTCGTACCCGAGCTGCTGGAATGGCTGGAACGGGACCTGGCTTCGACGGAAAAAGAGAGGATCTTCGTCTTCGGACACGAACCGATCCTGCCGATGCCCGATATGGACAACGGACGGATTCGCCACCAGGGGGACTCACTCGATGAAGATCCCGAGAACGCCTTCGCCTTCCATCAGCTGCTTCTGAGGTACGACGTCGATGCCTATATCTGCGGCCACACCCATAACACCTCGTACGCCAAGATCAACGGGCTTTGGCAGCTCGACCCTGGCCATGCTCGAGGCATCGAGGACGCATCCTATGCCGACCAGATGTACGCGGCGATCGATAACGCCCTCAACGAGGGTCAAGCTCATGGCATTGGCGAGGCAGACTCCCTGCGTCAACTCTACCGCGATGACGCCTACCACATCGACCGATGGATGAAGTACCTCGGGATGGAGGAACAGCCCGTCACCCAGACGCTGGCGCAGTTCTACACCGAGTACACGAAAGACCCCGAGGCGCGCGGGCGCTACTTCGAGGAGCAGATCCATTACCGCGGCCATACGCGATCCTCATTCTTCCGGGTGACCGTCGGCACGGAAGAGGTCACAGTGGAAATCTACCGAGACGACGCCCGCGGCGGACCGTACGAACTCCGCAAGAAGTTCGTCCTGAACTGA
- a CDS encoding alkaline phosphatase D family protein, translated as MNSRSDILASIILLLLWVAFASPTVAAGRNDEGYPRLMQGPMVGAVSPSEARIWARTTGEYSVAIQFATDWEMKSAKTTAAVVASKASDYVVVVTLTDLAPATEYFYRVLVNGEGDKYLSEYPAFRFTTAPPKGTPASFRIAFGSCPKFQDDRVQPIWPVISSFEPDLFFWIGDNIYGDTLDPDILREEYRRQRDVPGLQPLLHNTPHLAVWDDHDFALNNHDRTNPIKFEALEVFKDYWANPSYGLPDVPGVFFTYSYGEVDFFFVDDRFYRDPNSDPDTPEKTMLGPAQFTWLENELAASTAIFKVIVSGSGFSKAKGEGGDSWAAFLHERDRLFNFIRDQEISGVVLASGDSHIGELNVIPWSEKGGYDYYDLVSSPLAQRNPDSWLHRRPERRIRPVYFKGSSVGVIDFIFDESPRLMYRIIDIHGRNVWEPFVVRADELVNGVVSWPEKVDESSRQRQEFFDAGKGYYEIEPED; from the coding sequence ATGAATTCACGATCAGACATTCTCGCATCGATCATTCTTCTTCTGCTGTGGGTGGCGTTCGCTTCTCCGACAGTCGCGGCCGGGCGAAACGATGAAGGCTATCCGAGATTGATGCAGGGGCCGATGGTGGGTGCCGTCTCGCCCTCCGAGGCCAGGATCTGGGCGCGGACCACGGGTGAGTACTCGGTCGCCATCCAATTCGCGACTGATTGGGAAATGAAGTCGGCGAAGACAACCGCTGCAGTCGTGGCGAGCAAAGCCAGCGACTACGTTGTAGTCGTCACGCTGACGGACCTTGCGCCAGCCACAGAGTATTTCTACCGGGTCCTGGTCAACGGCGAAGGCGACAAATACCTGAGCGAGTACCCGGCCTTCCGCTTCACGACCGCACCCCCGAAAGGCACTCCCGCATCGTTCCGCATTGCATTCGGATCGTGTCCGAAGTTCCAGGACGACCGGGTACAGCCGATTTGGCCGGTGATTTCAAGCTTCGAACCGGACCTCTTTTTCTGGATCGGCGACAACATCTACGGCGACACCCTCGACCCGGACATCCTCCGCGAGGAATACCGGCGGCAGCGCGACGTACCCGGACTGCAGCCTCTTCTGCACAACACCCCCCATCTCGCGGTATGGGACGATCACGACTTCGCTCTCAACAACCACGACCGCACCAATCCAATCAAGTTCGAAGCGCTCGAAGTCTTCAAGGACTACTGGGCGAATCCGTCGTACGGCCTGCCGGATGTCCCCGGCGTCTTTTTCACCTACAGCTACGGTGAGGTCGATTTCTTCTTTGTCGACGACCGTTTCTACCGCGATCCCAACTCGGACCCGGACACACCCGAGAAGACCATGCTCGGCCCCGCTCAGTTCACATGGCTGGAGAACGAGCTCGCCGCCAGCACAGCGATCTTCAAGGTCATCGTGTCCGGCAGCGGATTCAGCAAGGCGAAGGGCGAGGGCGGAGATTCCTGGGCGGCCTTCCTCCATGAGCGTGACCGCCTCTTCAATTTCATTCGCGATCAGGAGATTTCCGGTGTCGTTCTCGCTTCGGGCGACTCGCACATCGGTGAGCTCAACGTCATCCCGTGGTCCGAAAAGGGCGGCTACGACTACTACGACCTCGTCAGCTCACCGCTCGCGCAGCGCAACCCCGACAGCTGGCTCCACAGACGGCCGGAACGGCGCATCCGTCCCGTCTACTTCAAGGGCAGCAGCGTCGGTGTTATTGACTTCATATTCGATGAATCGCCGCGCCTCATGTACCGCATCATCGACATCCACGGGCGCAACGTTTGGGAGCCCTTCGTCGTCCGTGCCGACGAGCTCGTCAACGGAGTCGTCTCGTGGCCCGAAAAGGTTGATGAAAGTTCGAGGCAACGCCAGGAGTTTTTCGACGCCGGCAAGGGCTACTACGAGATCGAACCGGAGGATTAG
- a CDS encoding sugar phosphate isomerase/epimerase, which translates to MKLSVVLSTHAAAFQAVAFKGDFEANVAKIASWGYDGVELAVRDPDLVNIGQLERVVSECGLVVPAIGTGQAWGEEGLSFTSDDPEIRAAAIERVVSHIPLAERLGAIVILGLIRGITPEDQTHEQSMAYLVHAIRRCAAAAKGSSVRFALEPLNRYETDLVHTADEGLELVEKVGASNFGLLLDTFHMNIEEPDICDSIRACGDRIFHFHVADSNRWHPGAGHLDFGTILDELTNTGYKGFVSGEFMPLPDADTAAERGISHLKTVIPH; encoded by the coding sequence ATGAAACTCAGCGTCGTGCTGTCAACCCACGCCGCCGCGTTCCAGGCGGTGGCCTTCAAGGGTGACTTCGAGGCGAACGTCGCCAAGATCGCATCCTGGGGATACGACGGCGTCGAACTGGCCGTGCGGGATCCAGATTTGGTGAACATCGGCCAGCTCGAACGAGTCGTTTCTGAATGTGGCCTGGTCGTGCCGGCTATCGGCACCGGCCAGGCCTGGGGCGAGGAGGGACTGTCTTTCACCAGCGACGACCCGGAAATCAGGGCCGCGGCCATTGAACGAGTCGTCAGTCACATCCCTCTCGCTGAGCGTCTCGGCGCGATCGTCATCCTCGGGTTGATTCGAGGCATTACTCCGGAGGACCAGACTCACGAACAGTCAATGGCTTACCTTGTCCATGCCATTCGGAGATGCGCAGCGGCCGCAAAGGGATCTTCCGTCCGCTTCGCACTCGAACCTCTGAACCGGTACGAGACCGACCTCGTCCATACCGCTGACGAGGGACTCGAGCTGGTGGAAAAGGTCGGCGCCAGCAACTTCGGGCTCCTTCTCGACACATTCCACATGAATATCGAGGAGCCCGATATCTGCGACAGTATCCGCGCCTGCGGAGACCGCATCTTTCATTTTCACGTCGCCGATTCGAATAGATGGCACCCGGGCGCTGGCCACCTCGACTTCGGCACGATCCTCGACGAGCTCACAAACACCGGATACAAGGGTTTCGTATCGGGTGAGTTCATGCCGTTGCCCGACGCCGATACCGCGGCAGAACGCGGAATCAGCCACCTCAAAACGGTCATCCCCCATTGA
- a CDS encoding creatininase family protein has translation MTDFPEDPKLLATSEPDLFFEDNTVGRCKKEVWDASDEDIDAILADYGIPSPCEWGKAGSYIQTTVRHQVEAERRKNDIVFIPVGCTELHGRHLPSASDTLYVSQILEGLRRFTAKRGDPVSLALPPLNYGSHPYHHLGMPGTVIVRENVAREFLIDVMLGLWNDGFRKQVLINNHGHLWMLESAIQQFQKRYQLPGIFRVIDWHRAVREFFRTGPKGGKMDTNFVHADESETSLGLLLHPDMVDMDYAVDTQGKGYLPDGHFDKSVDPFSRPSRWSEGEGHFAIEIAATPEGVVGKSTHGAAEKAKRPVAAILKYLTLLNDQILEVFPPGTVPPVEEVTLRTEAEMEPYLREPLSDGWKPVYQLPQIGQS, from the coding sequence ATGACAGACTTTCCAGAAGATCCAAAATTGTTGGCGACCAGCGAACCGGATTTGTTCTTCGAGGACAACACGGTTGGCAGGTGCAAAAAAGAAGTGTGGGACGCGAGCGACGAGGACATCGATGCCATCCTCGCCGACTATGGCATCCCATCACCCTGCGAGTGGGGCAAGGCGGGCTCCTACATCCAAACCACCGTGCGCCACCAGGTCGAGGCGGAACGCCGCAAGAACGACATCGTCTTCATTCCGGTCGGCTGTACCGAGCTGCACGGCCGCCACCTTCCCAGCGCATCGGATACGCTTTACGTGAGCCAGATCCTCGAGGGGCTGCGCCGATTCACCGCCAAACGCGGCGATCCTGTCAGCCTCGCTCTACCCCCCCTCAACTACGGTTCTCACCCCTACCACCACCTCGGAATGCCGGGCACCGTGATCGTGCGCGAGAACGTCGCCCGCGAGTTCCTGATCGACGTGATGCTGGGCTTATGGAACGACGGCTTTCGTAAACAGGTGCTGATCAACAACCACGGCCACCTGTGGATGCTCGAATCGGCGATCCAGCAGTTCCAGAAGCGCTATCAGCTTCCAGGCATCTTCCGAGTCATCGACTGGCACCGCGCGGTGCGCGAATTCTTCCGCACCGGCCCCAAGGGCGGCAAGATGGACACCAACTTCGTCCACGCCGACGAGTCGGAGACCTCACTCGGGCTGCTTCTCCACCCCGACATGGTGGATATGGACTACGCGGTCGACACGCAAGGCAAGGGCTATCTTCCGGATGGCCACTTCGACAAGTCGGTTGACCCGTTCAGCCGGCCGAGCCGTTGGTCCGAAGGCGAGGGCCACTTCGCAATCGAGATTGCAGCCACACCTGAAGGCGTGGTCGGCAAGTCGACCCACGGCGCAGCGGAAAAGGCCAAGCGCCCGGTGGCGGCCATCTTGAAGTACCTGACCCTGCTCAACGATCAGATCCTCGAGGTATTCCCGCCAGGGACGGTTCCTCCGGTCGAAGAGGTCACCCTGCGGACCGAGGCCGAGATGGAGCCCTATCTCCGCGAGCCGTTGAGCGATGGATGGAAGCCGGTCTACCAGCTACCGCAGATCGGTCAGAGCTAG
- a CDS encoding Gfo/Idh/MocA family oxidoreductase, whose product MDRELRMAVVGVGRMGLTHAENLAHLTRGARLVAATTSSAERAESVRRRCGAVPVYDTLDRLIEAESLDAVIISSSTSAHIGNVERCAAAGLHILCEKPLGLSLDECSRAVNAVEKAGIKLMMGHTRRFDAGYQEAMRLIASGAIGRPVLYRSISGDVDPPPPEFADLAVSGGLILDSMYHDIYLGRWLMADEIIRVYGEGDALIDADVGLVGDVDNAVVSARFASGAMATLTASRTTRYGHDLRGEVIGEEGAVQVGRLQKTPVRLLDKAGAHHDAVFTTPERMGDAFVTMLQSFVDCVVDDTESPVTGQDGLTTLAVAIAARQSIQTGAPVEIG is encoded by the coding sequence GTGGATCGCGAACTGCGAATGGCCGTCGTCGGCGTGGGCCGAATGGGATTGACCCACGCCGAAAACCTCGCCCATCTCACTCGCGGTGCACGGCTTGTCGCCGCGACGACGTCCAGTGCCGAGCGGGCGGAATCCGTCCGCCGGCGCTGCGGCGCCGTGCCGGTCTATGACACCCTCGATCGCTTGATCGAGGCTGAGTCGCTGGATGCGGTGATCATTTCCAGCAGCACTTCGGCACACATCGGAAATGTCGAGCGATGCGCCGCCGCCGGACTCCATATTCTGTGTGAAAAACCTCTCGGCCTGTCGTTGGACGAGTGCAGCCGTGCCGTGAACGCCGTGGAGAAGGCGGGTATCAAGCTGATGATGGGGCATACGCGTCGTTTTGATGCCGGTTATCAGGAGGCGATGAGGCTCATCGCGTCCGGTGCCATCGGACGACCCGTCCTCTATCGGTCGATCAGCGGAGACGTCGACCCTCCCCCACCCGAGTTTGCCGATCTCGCGGTCAGCGGTGGTCTCATCCTCGACTCCATGTATCACGACATCTACCTCGGTCGCTGGTTAATGGCCGACGAGATCATCCGGGTATATGGCGAGGGCGACGCTCTGATCGACGCCGACGTGGGATTGGTTGGCGATGTTGACAACGCAGTCGTCAGCGCGCGGTTCGCGAGCGGCGCGATGGCCACTCTCACCGCCAGCCGAACCACCCGCTACGGACATGATCTGCGCGGCGAGGTGATCGGTGAGGAGGGCGCCGTCCAGGTCGGACGGCTTCAGAAGACGCCGGTCCGGCTATTGGACAAGGCGGGTGCGCACCACGACGCCGTCTTCACTACCCCGGAACGCATGGGAGACGCCTTCGTGACAATGCTGCAGTCCTTTGTGGACTGTGTCGTCGACGACACCGAATCGCCGGTGACGGGTCAGGACGGTTTGACGACGCTAGCAGTCGCCATTGCAGCCCGTCAATCGATCCAGACCGGCGCACCGGTGGAGATTGGCTGA